One Pyrofollis japonicus DNA window includes the following coding sequences:
- a CDS encoding roadblock/LC7 domain-containing protein, which translates to MSEFTRIQGVNGAAVISKDGFVIDAVIPGGEEIDPDALAAMIITVYGASERVGSELKLGNLDMVMLEFANNYVLLEDLGDAVFTVIADKRAYLGRIRYEMKKQKERIKAAL; encoded by the coding sequence ATATCTGAGTTCACGCGAATACAAGGCGTAAACGGCGCGGCAGTGATAAGCAAGGACGGATTCGTAATAGATGCGGTTATCCCGGGAGGCGAGGAAATAGACCCAGACGCACTAGCCGCGATGATAATCACGGTCTATGGTGCATCTGAGCGAGTAGGCTCCGAGCTAAAGCTCGGAAACCTAGACATGGTTATGCTTGAATTCGCGAACAACTATGTACTCCTCGAGGACCTGGGCGATGCAGTATTCACAGTAATAGCTGACAAGAGGGCATACCTCGGAAGAATACGCTACGAGATGAAAAAGCAGAAGGAAAGGATAAAGGCAGCATTATAG